A stretch of Brassica rapa cultivar Chiifu-401-42 chromosome A08, CAAS_Brap_v3.01, whole genome shotgun sequence DNA encodes these proteins:
- the LOC103833297 gene encoding phospholipase D delta isoform X2 — MANVKQSGLVYLHGDLELQIIEARYLPNMDLHFERIRRVFNTLNLFDKHSSSPKGSHRRTRNNIITSDPYVTVCLAGATVARTRVISNSQNPVWSEHFKIPLAHPVSQIEFYVKDNDVFGADLIGIATVSTAKIKLGETINGWFPIIGSPKPDSAVRLEMRFVPYEKNPLYNHGITSTGVANCYFPVRTGGHVTLYQDAHVHDNMPEIELEDGVLYQHERCWEDICHSILEAHHMVYVIGWSIFHKVKLVRDQSRKLPNGGDLSLGDLLKYKSQEGVRVLLLVWDDRTSHSKFFINTTGVMQTHDEETRKFFRRSSVTCVLSPRYASSKLSIFKQQVVGTVFSHHQKCVIVDTQASGNNRKIAAFIGGLDLCDGRYDTPEHRLFKGLDTVFQGDYHNPTFSGGTKAPRQPWHDLHCKIEGPAAYDILINFEQRWKKATKWSEIGQKFKRVTRWHDDSLIKLERISWILSPSTAVPTNDTLWVSKDDDKQNWHVQVFRSIDSGSLKGFPKDVHKAHAQNLVCAKNLVIEKSIQTAYIQAIRSAQHFIYIENQYFIGSSFVWPNYKEAGADNLVPIELALKIATKIRARERFAVYIVIPMWPEGDPSSAPVQEILYWQGQTMQMMYEIIAREIKHMDLENVNPQDYLNFYCLGNREELPSDQNCVSSSGEMHLKNGEGL; from the exons ATGGCCAATGTGAAACAAAGTGGTTTAGTTTACCTCCATGGAGATCTTGAACTCCAAATCATTGAGGCACGATACTTGCCCAACATGGACCTTCACTTTGAAAGGATCCGTCGTGTTTTCAACACATTAAATTTGTTCGATAAGCATAGTTCTTCTCCTAAGGGTAGCCATAGGCGTACACGTAACAATATAATCACTAGTGACCCATATGTAACTGTTTGCCTCGCCGGGGCCACGGTAGCCCGTACCCGTGTTATTTCAAATTCCCAAAATCCTGTCTGGAGCGAGCATTTTAAAATTCCATTGGCACATCCAGTCTCTCAAATTGAGTTTTATGTAAAGGATAACGATGTATTCGGAGCAGATCTGATCGGAATCGCAACAGTCTCTACTGCTAAAATTAAACTGGGTGAGACGATCAACGGATGGTTCCCGATCATTGGCTCGCCGAAACCAGATTCTGCTGTTCGATTGGAAATGAGATTTGTACCGTATGAAAAGAACCCTCTTTATAATCATGGAATTACATCAACAGGAGTGGCTAATTGTTATTTTCCAGTGAGGACTGGTGGGCACGTCACTTTGTACCAAGACGCGCACGTGCACGACAACATGCCAGAAATTGAGTTAGAAGACGGAGTTTTGTACCAGCACGAGCGATGCTGGGAAGACATATGCCACTCAATTTTGGAGGCTCACCACATGGTCTACGTTATTGGTTGGTCCATTTTCCACAAAGTGAAGTTGGTGAGGGATCAGTCGCGGAAACTACCCAATGGCGGGGATCTCAGTCTCGGTGATCTGTTAAAGTATAAATCACAAGAAGGTGTCAGGGTGCTGTTGTTGGTATGGGATGATAGAACTTCTCACAGCAAATTTTTCATTAACACG ACGGGAGTAATGCAAACGCATGATGAAGAAACTCGGAAATTCTTCAGGCGCTCTTCAGTTACGTGTGTGCTATCGCCCCGTTACGCTAGTAGTAAGCTTAGCATTTTCAAGCAGCAG GTTGTGGGCACTGTCTTTTCGCATCATCAAAAATGTGTAATTGTCGATACACAAGCATCCGGTAACAACAGAAAGATAGCTGCTTTTATTGGAGGACTTGATCTGTGTGATGGTCGATATGACACACCTGAACATAGACTTTTCAAGGGTTTAGACACGGTCTTCCAGGGTGATTACCACAATCCCACATTTTCa GGAGGAACCAAAGCACCTAGGCAACCGTGGCATGATCTTCACTGCAAAATTGAAGGGCCAGCAGCTTACGATATACTCATAAACTTTGAGCAACGTTGGAAAAAAGCTACAAAATGGTCTGAGATTGGACAAAAATTCAAGAGGGTGACTCGCTGGCACGATGATTCTCTGATAAAACTGGAACGAATCTCGTGGATTTTAAGCCCGTCTACAGCAGTTCCAACAAATGATACTTTATGGGTCTCTAAGGACGATGATAAGCAAAACTGGCATGTTCAG GTCTTCAGGTCTATTGACTCAGGATCACTGAAAGGATTTCCTAAGGATGTTCATAAAGCTCACGCACAG AATCTAGTGTGTGCTAAGAATCTTGTGATTGAGAAGAGTATACAAACAGCTTACATCCAAGCTATCAGATCTGCACAACACTTTATATATATCGAGAATCAATATTTTATTGGATCATCATTTGTATGGCCGAATTACAAAGAAGCAG GTGCTGATAATCTAGTTCCCATAGAACTTGCACTGAAGATTGCCACCAAGATAAGGGCGAGAGAAAGATTTGCAGTATACATAGTGATTCCAATGTGGCCTGAAGGAGATCCTTCTTCGGCGCCTGTACAAGAAATTCTCTACTGGCAG GGGCAAACAATGCAAATGATGTATGAGATCATAGCACGCGAAATAAAGCACATGGACCTTGAGAATGTTAACCCTCAAGACTATCTCAACTTTTATTGTTTAGGTAACCGTGAGGAGCTGCCATCTGATCAAAATTGTGTATCAAGCAGCGGCGAAATG CATCTCAAAAATGGGGAAGGTTTATGA
- the LOC103833297 gene encoding phospholipase D delta isoform X1, with product MANVKQSGLVYLHGDLELQIIEARYLPNMDLHFERIRRVFNTLNLFDKHSSSPKGSHRRTRNNIITSDPYVTVCLAGATVARTRVISNSQNPVWSEHFKIPLAHPVSQIEFYVKDNDVFGADLIGIATVSTAKIKLGETINGWFPIIGSPKPDSAVRLEMRFVPYEKNPLYNHGITSTGVANCYFPVRTGGHVTLYQDAHVHDNMPEIELEDGVLYQHERCWEDICHSILEAHHMVYVIGWSIFHKVKLVRDQSRKLPNGGDLSLGDLLKYKSQEGVRVLLLVWDDRTSHSKFFINTTGVMQTHDEETRKFFRRSSVTCVLSPRYASSKLSIFKQQVVGTVFSHHQKCVIVDTQASGNNRKIAAFIGGLDLCDGRYDTPEHRLFKGLDTVFQGDYHNPTFSGGTKAPRQPWHDLHCKIEGPAAYDILINFEQRWKKATKWSEIGQKFKRVTRWHDDSLIKLERISWILSPSTAVPTNDTLWVSKDDDKQNWHVQVFRSIDSGSLKGFPKDVHKAHAQNLVCAKNLVIEKSIQTAYIQAIRSAQHFIYIENQYFIGSSFVWPNYKEAGADNLVPIELALKIATKIRARERFAVYIVIPMWPEGDPSSAPVQEILYWQGQTMQMMYEIIAREIKHMDLENVNPQDYLNFYCLGNREELPSDQNCVSSSGEMVPASQKWGRFMIYVHAKGMVVDDEYVLLGSANINQRSMAGSRDTEIAMGAYQNHQTWGHRNKHPRGQVYGYRMSLWAEHMGKIDDIFKEPETLECVKRVNMISEDNWKKYTDDSFVPLQGHLLKYPLSVDHTGKVIPLSGFNSFPDVGGKILGTRTNLPDVLTT from the exons ATGGCCAATGTGAAACAAAGTGGTTTAGTTTACCTCCATGGAGATCTTGAACTCCAAATCATTGAGGCACGATACTTGCCCAACATGGACCTTCACTTTGAAAGGATCCGTCGTGTTTTCAACACATTAAATTTGTTCGATAAGCATAGTTCTTCTCCTAAGGGTAGCCATAGGCGTACACGTAACAATATAATCACTAGTGACCCATATGTAACTGTTTGCCTCGCCGGGGCCACGGTAGCCCGTACCCGTGTTATTTCAAATTCCCAAAATCCTGTCTGGAGCGAGCATTTTAAAATTCCATTGGCACATCCAGTCTCTCAAATTGAGTTTTATGTAAAGGATAACGATGTATTCGGAGCAGATCTGATCGGAATCGCAACAGTCTCTACTGCTAAAATTAAACTGGGTGAGACGATCAACGGATGGTTCCCGATCATTGGCTCGCCGAAACCAGATTCTGCTGTTCGATTGGAAATGAGATTTGTACCGTATGAAAAGAACCCTCTTTATAATCATGGAATTACATCAACAGGAGTGGCTAATTGTTATTTTCCAGTGAGGACTGGTGGGCACGTCACTTTGTACCAAGACGCGCACGTGCACGACAACATGCCAGAAATTGAGTTAGAAGACGGAGTTTTGTACCAGCACGAGCGATGCTGGGAAGACATATGCCACTCAATTTTGGAGGCTCACCACATGGTCTACGTTATTGGTTGGTCCATTTTCCACAAAGTGAAGTTGGTGAGGGATCAGTCGCGGAAACTACCCAATGGCGGGGATCTCAGTCTCGGTGATCTGTTAAAGTATAAATCACAAGAAGGTGTCAGGGTGCTGTTGTTGGTATGGGATGATAGAACTTCTCACAGCAAATTTTTCATTAACACG ACGGGAGTAATGCAAACGCATGATGAAGAAACTCGGAAATTCTTCAGGCGCTCTTCAGTTACGTGTGTGCTATCGCCCCGTTACGCTAGTAGTAAGCTTAGCATTTTCAAGCAGCAG GTTGTGGGCACTGTCTTTTCGCATCATCAAAAATGTGTAATTGTCGATACACAAGCATCCGGTAACAACAGAAAGATAGCTGCTTTTATTGGAGGACTTGATCTGTGTGATGGTCGATATGACACACCTGAACATAGACTTTTCAAGGGTTTAGACACGGTCTTCCAGGGTGATTACCACAATCCCACATTTTCa GGAGGAACCAAAGCACCTAGGCAACCGTGGCATGATCTTCACTGCAAAATTGAAGGGCCAGCAGCTTACGATATACTCATAAACTTTGAGCAACGTTGGAAAAAAGCTACAAAATGGTCTGAGATTGGACAAAAATTCAAGAGGGTGACTCGCTGGCACGATGATTCTCTGATAAAACTGGAACGAATCTCGTGGATTTTAAGCCCGTCTACAGCAGTTCCAACAAATGATACTTTATGGGTCTCTAAGGACGATGATAAGCAAAACTGGCATGTTCAG GTCTTCAGGTCTATTGACTCAGGATCACTGAAAGGATTTCCTAAGGATGTTCATAAAGCTCACGCACAG AATCTAGTGTGTGCTAAGAATCTTGTGATTGAGAAGAGTATACAAACAGCTTACATCCAAGCTATCAGATCTGCACAACACTTTATATATATCGAGAATCAATATTTTATTGGATCATCATTTGTATGGCCGAATTACAAAGAAGCAG GTGCTGATAATCTAGTTCCCATAGAACTTGCACTGAAGATTGCCACCAAGATAAGGGCGAGAGAAAGATTTGCAGTATACATAGTGATTCCAATGTGGCCTGAAGGAGATCCTTCTTCGGCGCCTGTACAAGAAATTCTCTACTGGCAG GGGCAAACAATGCAAATGATGTATGAGATCATAGCACGCGAAATAAAGCACATGGACCTTGAGAATGTTAACCCTCAAGACTATCTCAACTTTTATTGTTTAGGTAACCGTGAGGAGCTGCCATCTGATCAAAATTGTGTATCAAGCAGCGGCGAAATG GTCCCAGCATCTCAAAAATGGGGAAGGTTTATGATATATGTACACGCGAAGGGAATGGTAGTTGATGACGAGTATGTGTTATTAGGCTCTGCAAATATCAACCAGAGATCAATGGCAGGATCGCGAGACACAGAGATAGCAATGGGAGCCTACCAAAACCACCAAACATGGGGCCATAGGAATAAACACCCTCGTGGCCAGGTTTATGGTTACAGGATGTCGTTGTGGGCAGAGCACATGGGAAAGATAGATGATATATTCAAAGAACCTGAAACCCTGGAATGTGTGAAGAGAGTTAATATGATAAGTGAAGATAACTGGAAGAAATACACAGATGACAGTTTCGTTCCTTTACAAGGACATCTTCTTAAGTACCCACTCTCCGTTGATCACACTGGAAAAGTAATCCCTTTGTCTGGTTTCAATTCGTTCCCTGACGTTGGAGGTAAAATTCTTGGTACTCGAACCAATCTTCCAGATGTTCTCACCACATAA